In a single window of the Hemiscyllium ocellatum isolate sHemOce1 unplaced genomic scaffold, sHemOce1.pat.X.cur. scaffold_448_pat_ctg1, whole genome shotgun sequence genome:
- the LOC132813715 gene encoding zinc finger protein 239-like, whose product MEKPWKCGDCGKGFRYPSMLEIHHRVHTGERPFTCSVCGKGFTQSPHLLSHQRVHTGERPFACSECGKDFSESSSLLKHQRVHTGEQPFTCLVCSKGFPHSSSLLKHQQVHTGERPFTCTVCGKGFTRSSHLLTHQRVHTGERPFSCSVCGKSFSHSSSLLRHQQVHTAERSFICSVCGKGFSHSSSLLRHQQVHTGEGAFTCSICGKGFPHSSGLQIHQRVHTGEHPSDRPEVHIIQRNFDYPELDEPARWLSG is encoded by the coding sequence atggagaaaccgtggaagtgtggggattgcgggaaaggattcCGCTATCCCTCCATGCTGGAGATCCACCaccgtgtccacaccggggagcggcccttcacctgctccgtctgcggcaagggcttcacccagtcgccccacctgctgtcccaccagcgggtccacaccggggagcggccgttcgcttgctccgagtgcgggaaggactTCAGCGAATCGTCCAGCCTGCTcaagcaccagcgggtccataCCGGGGAGCAGCCCTTCACCTGCTTGGTGTGCAGCAAGGGCTTCCCTCACTCGTCCAGCCTGCTcaagcaccagcaggtccacaccggggagcggcccttcacctgcaccgtctgcggcaagggcttcacccgctcgtcgcacctgctgacccaccagcgggtccacaccggggagaggccgttcagctgctccgtcTGTGGCAAGAGCTTCTCTCACTCGTCcagcctgctgcggcaccagcaggtccacaccgcgGAGCGGTCCTTcatctgctccgtctgcggcaagggcttctctcactcgtccagcctgctgcggcaccagcaggtGCACACCGGCGAGGGTGCCTTCACCTGCTCCATCTGTGGCAAGGGCTTCCCCCACTCGTCCGGCCTCCAgatccaccagcgggtccacacgggggaacatccttccgatagaccagaagtgcacataatacagaggaacttcgattatccagaattagatgaaccagcacggtggctcagtggttag